Sequence from the Penaeus chinensis breed Huanghai No. 1 chromosome 5, ASM1920278v2, whole genome shotgun sequence genome:
aaaatatatatcaaatataaatatacatgcgtatgtgaaCATGTGTGCAATGCTCTCTATCAGTTGctacatataaatgtgttcaaatatattcatatgtatacgcatacacataatgCATATTTAACAGGTCTTAAAAAGGGGATTGTAAATTCTACGTCTTATCGCAACCTACATTTTATCTCTGAGAGGTATATAAAGGCATCAGGCCTGCGAACCATCATCACTTCTTGAAGTCTGCACTAGAAGTACACCAATACTATTAACATAAAGACAGTAAGTCTGTTTCTTAGCATTCTGGATCCATTAAGTAGTATAACACTGGTAAGATCAACGATATTTCGTCACATATATGAGCATCCCAGTTGCTTCTGTTCTTGCTGGTGGTTGCGTTTGTGGTTGAGGGACCGCCCCTTTCCTACACCCCTGCTTCCCGCCCAGATCCCCATCATCCGCGACGAGCGAGTCCATCCTGCTGCTAACGGCGCTTACAACTTTGACGCATCGTCAGGCACGAATCTGGCGGTCCAGGAGGCGCTCAACAGGGAACCGTCAGTTTAGTTCATTCACTCTTCACATTTCTACAAAAACAGAAAAGTGTGTATACCTGTTTCGGGTGCACAGGATAtttaaacaacaacgaaaataaaagtcgtatatatatatatatatatgtgtgtgggtgtgtgtgagaatatatatacatatatacatacacatatacgagtatatgtgtgtatatgtgtgtagtccATGGCTTCTTTCCAGCTTCACCGTCCCAGATGGCCAGGTTTTATATCTTTGGTTCGATGTTAATGGTTACCAACTTCAGTCGCCCTTCCTGCCCGTCGCCCATGCATTCCCCCACCCAATCCTCGCCCACGCCCTCGAACAGATCGAACAACGTCAGGAATCAAGCAAGGGACAAGTCAACCCCTCTCGCCAATAAAATCAGCCTCTGTAGTGCTCCCCAACTAAATTACAACGGCAGTATACTCTTCTTACCTTGTTACTCTACTctatttcctgtttttgtttctttatcgcCACACTATGTGAATGCCGTACGTTTCCCAATACATCGAgtgttatatttgtttatgaatagatataaatcgAGATTTCGGAAAGTATTTTTATAGAATTTGATACCCTAGtacaaaaaactaaaaatgataaagattattattataaaaaaaaacaatcttccaCCTTCAACATGTGTCAAATGATACTGTACATATGATAATTATTTCTTCGATATTCTAGATCACAAGATATATATTACCATGTACCTTCATCAAACTATCCCACTGAGCAAAATTTCGTTGTTATTGCGCATATTAATAACCAGCCATCAGGTCGGCAAATACACAAGAATACGGAGCATATTCCACATATAAAAAAACGAACAAGGGAATTACGTGAATCTATGGACCTTATCCTTTGATTCGATTCTTCTGTCCGACAATAATTAGATGCCTTATTTTGAGGCAAAATATCCTTTTCTGTAGTCACATAAACCAAGTTTCTATAAGGATATCAAAACTTCGTTAACAGATTATTTCGGTGTGTGTAAAACAAAGTATGTTTTAAGAATACATATGATTTAGTAGCATGATCAAAATAAGTGGtaaaagaatagtaatgattataagtaCTCAgcgatacattatatatatatatgtgtgtgtgtatgtgtgtgtgtgtgtgtgtgtatgtgtgtgtgtgtgtgtgtgtgtgtgtgtgtgtgtgtgagtgtgagtgagagattgCCTTTAGGATAGGACAAATTATATTTCCGTGGAAATGGCCACAATAATCTCTACTTAAACATAACTGCTGCCATTTGCATTACTAGTAATACGTGAGAAACTCTACGGTGAATTATGTTGAGATCGTCGTCTCAGTAGTAAAATtttcctccccggcggggaatcgaaccccggtctcccgcgtgacaggcggggatactaaccactatactaccgaggaattcgGAAATTTGGgagtaaaatttaaaatatatcctGCTATTTTAATTGATATTTAGAACTTCTCATACACCTTTTCATTAGAAATATTACTAATTATGTCATTCTTCACGGTGGTAGTGCCATATAGTTAATCGTCTTGTCTTTTTCTGTAATGATTTTCGTTAAAATATGAATTTAGAAAttccatttatattatttacaacCCTTACGTATTGGAGGTTACCTGAAACTTTGAATTAGAAAAGCCTGAGAAAGATGTAATTATTTTCAATACAAGCTGtataatttacatatgtgtgtgtgtgtgtgtgtatgtgtgtgtgtgtgtgtgtgtgtgtgtgtgtgtgtgtgtgtgtgtgtgtgtgtgtgtgtgtgtatgtgtgtgtgtgtgtgtggtgaatatACCTGTGAATaaatatacctgtgtatgtgagcatgtgtgcttTATATGAAttgctacatatatatctgtacaattatattcatatatatacacgtacacatattaaGCATATATAACAAGTACTTAAAAGGGGAAATGTAAATGTTACCTCTTATCGCGGTCTACATTTCATCTTTGagaggtatataaatgtatcagaCCTGCGAACCATTATCATGGTACATCAATATCAAAATGACGACGGTAACTCTGTTTCTTAGCATTCAAACTCCATTATCAAGCGCCATAAAGTGTTAATCAGATCAACAATATTTACTTACAATGTGAACGTTCCAATTGATTCTGTCCTTGCTGCAGGTTGCGTTTGTAGCTTAGAGACGTCCCTCTCCTACGTCGCCACTGCATCCCGCCCATCCTCAACGCGTTCAGCAGATCCGCATCATCCGCGACGAGCGTGTCCATCCTGCCGCTGACGGAACTTACAGCTTTGACGTTGAGACTAGAGAAGGCATCGTCAGGCACGCATCTGGCGGTCCAGTTGGAACTCAACAGGGAACCATTAGGTTAGCTCGTTTACTCTTCACATTTTTATACAAGTATCTATAACTTGTTTCGGATGCACAGTACCTTTAAAGGACAATGAACTTTAAAATTAATGTATGTCgtgcataaacaaacatacacactcacctatacatataatgtgcatgtatgtatgtgtatgtatgtatgacaaacTATGGTTTCCTTTCAGCTTCACCTTCCCAGATGGCCAAGTCTTCAATCTCTAGTTCGTCGCTGATGTTAATGGTTACCAACCTCAGTCGCCCTTCCTGCCCGTCGCCCCTACATTCCCCAACCCaatccccgcccacgccctcgagCAGATCGAACGTGGTCGACTCGAACTCAAAGCTCGAGCCCGTGAAGAGCAACGTCAGTCCTCAAGCCAGGGACAAGCCGCACCTGCTCGCCACTACGGCCAACCTTAGTAGTGTTCTCCCACTTGTATTTCAACGACATTATGCCCCTCTTATCCTACAATCTCATCCTAATCTCATTCTCTTCATCACTCTACTGTGTGCAGGCCGCATAACGTTTTGttatatctatttgtaaataaatatgtatctagaTTGACAGTACTTTCTAAACGACCAACAAAACTAAAGGATTGGAGAATTTAATGAGGAAATCCCGATTTTCCACTTTTTACATTTAGTTTTGCTTGGTTTTGTGTACTACATGTTGTTTCGATATGTTTGACTGTATAAAGTTAACTAATTCAATCTCCTATGGTTTATAAGTAATTATCGATATAAGACTAACATGAGGAATTTTCTGAAATACCTAAAATcattaaatacatattataaagtCTTAAACATTCCAACTGGAAGTCAGattaactttccttttttccttctgtaATATTGGATGCTTTTGCACGATCATAgagatttgtaaataaatatcttcaatcctatgttttcttttctaatcaaacctaaacaaaagagagaaaaaaatagcgaCCTAGACCCCGAGCGTCCAAATGTCTAACGTCTCACGCATTcctgaaatacatgaaataaactTTATGGTAAACAGCATTCAGATCGTCGTCTTAGCAGTAAAATTTCTCCTCGGCGGTTCATCGAATTCCAGTCTCCCGTGTGACAGTCTAGAATACTATCGAAAAATGCGATAAGAGAGAATTTGAATCATAAAAGGCGATTATTAAACATACAAAAGTACTTTCACGCACGTTTCGATCCTGCTCTCATCCTTTAATGATACGGAACAAAGTTCGAAAAAGAGACTAAAGCCTAATGCGAAAAATGTCCTACTCATTTCTGcttcatttacataaatacataaatgtacacatatatatgtatgtatttgcgtgtgcgtgtgtgatgcatgtatatacatacatatatatatatatttatatatatatatatatatatatatatatatatgcacacacacacacacacacacacacacacacacacacacacacacacacacacacacacacacacacacacacacacacacacacacatacacacacacacatacacacacatatatgtataatgtatatgcatatatatagaaaatatatatatatttgtgtgtatgtatatatatatgtacacatatatctatatctatctatctatctatctatttgtctatatatttatatatatatatacatttatatatgtgtctatatatgtacatatatctatctatatatatgtgtgtgtgtgtatatatacatgtatatatatatatatatatatatatatacatatatatatatatatatatatatatatatatatatatatatatatatgtagtgtgtgtgaaaaggaatgTGTGtgggatatttatatacatgtgcatatatacacatatgaattatatatatatatatatatatatatatatatatacatatatgtatgtgtatatatatataaatatatatatatatatatatatatatatatatgcatatatgtgtgtgtacatatatatatatatatatatatatatatatatattatatatatatgtatagatatgtgtgtgtgtgtgtgtgtgtgtgtatatatatatatatatatatatatatatatatatatatatatatatatatatcgtatgtatgtatatatatatgtacatatatttgtgtgtgcacatatatataaaaaaaaatatatatatatatatatatatatatatacgtataaatacctatttaaatatgtgcatatacgttAATTTAAttaatgttagaaaaaaaaaaattcatcagaGAAACCTTGGTCCAAAAATATTCCCGAGATAACCATAGCCTGTCAGCCTCGTTGATTTTAATTGActgatttcttgtttctttggttTTGATATTCACAATTAAAGAAGATCGATTAGTTCGTGAAAATCAATTCAACACGGAAGGCAAGTGTCACTTACTTGCTTTAACCGCACAATACACTATatgtattaacaattataataaacgcATGCATAACACATACAAAGTAATCTATTCTATCAGAAGTCATTTAGTTGGACATAGAAGCCCTTACCGCGGTCTCGATGGAGAAAATCTTCATAAGACCTTTGACAAGTGACCTCCTCGTAAGCCTTTTTGAGTCGCTGTGCGAAGGAATTAATAAACAGCTCACTATTTCATATTTCCGTACCTTTTCTAATATCAGCTCCTCTAGATTCATAGATCAGATGATGGACTGTTATTCATTTTTCACTGCAagctatgtaatgtatgtgtgatcgtactttatacatatataaaatgaaatattatatttttttctggctaGTACTGGAGTCATTCCTAGCCGGGCTATTGAATCCCAATCTTCCGCGTAACAGGAAGCAATATCACTACCaaatatttaaagaaagagaaaatacacacatatatgtatatatacagatagatagatatgcatgcgtgtatatatgtatatatatacatgtgtgtgtgtttatgtgaacatGCATGTAATGATAAGTTACTAAAAACATCTTTGTACTAATTGCTTCATACAGacacgtttgtatgtgtgagtacatgcatagatgtgtgttcatatatgtgcatagacacatacacgcgtgtgtctatatatgcttcAAAAGGGAAATGTAAACTTTCCGTTTTATCGCGACCTACATTTCATCCCTGCGGGATATATAAAGTTAGCAGACTTGCGAACCACCATCACTTCTTGCAGTCTCCACTAGAAgtacatcaatattatcaacatgaAGACAGTAAGCGTTTCTTAGCATTCTGGCTCCAAAATGTGCTAgaaagtagtagtataataatgggACGATCAACACTATTCacttaaatataataacattccAGCTGCTTCTGTCGATGCTGGTGGTTGTGGCTATGTGTGAGAGACCGCCTCTCTCCTACCACGACCAGGCGCCCCATACAACCTCGCCCATTCAGCAGATCCCCATCATCCTCGACGAGCGAGTCCATCCTGTTGCTGACGGCACTTACAGCTTTGACGTTGAGACTGGAGATGGCATCGTCAGGCACGAGTCTGGCGGTCCAGGTGGCGCTCAACAGGGAACCGTCAGGTTAGTTCATTCACTCTTCATATTTTTGCACTTAAACAGAAAAGTGTGTATGCCTATTTCGGGTACACAGGGCATTTAAACGACATGAAAGTAAAAGTCGTGTCTatcgtgcatatacacacacgcacgtatgtgtgcacgtatatatgtgtctatatcaaACTATGGCTTCTTTTCAGCTTCACCTTCCCAGATGGTCAGGTTTTCAATCTCCAATTCGTTGCTGATGTTAACGGTTACCAACCTCAGTCGCCCTTCCTGCCCGTCGCCCCTGCattcccccacccaatccccgcccacgccctcgaaCAGATCGAACGTGGTCGACTTGAACTCGAGGCTCGCGCCCGCGAAGAACAACGTCAGCCATCAAGCCAAGGACAGGCCAACCCTTCTCGCCTCTACGGTCAACCTTAGTAAAGTGTTTCCCCACTGAACTCCAACGACAATATGCTCTTGTTACTCTTATCATACTCCAACCTATATTTTCTCATCGCCCCAGTATGTGAATTCCGTATAGTGTTTTACCATTGAGTGTTATAcctgtttataaataaatgtaaatcaaATTTCTGATTTTAATTCTAAACAATTTGGTATCCTATTAGACAATTCATTCAAAAAGTTATCTACTTTCAAAATTGGTTTTGCGTGTTAACCGAACCAACCTATTGAGCCAAATCTTcatcatttataatttttattgttattaggcATATGGACAATCAGAAATTACAGAATCGTTAGATACACATGATAGTAGACATAAAACATTTTTCATAATGTAAAAACGGGCATACATGaagctgttatttttttccttgatacGGTCATTAGATAATCAGACATAATTTGAGGCAAAACATTGGTTCTTATGGGCAGTTACATAAATTTTATAAGGATATCAAATCTTCCTTGGCTGATTATTTTCCCCGAGTTAAGTCACTCTGTGAAATAGATTTTAGATATGAAGTTTGTTTTCATGAGTATGTTGTGATAAAGATGTCTTTATGGCTTCACgtgtaaaacaaatatttaattgGAAATGGCCACTAATCTCAACTTCAATATATCAACTGTCGTCTTATGCATTcttttaaaatatatgatataaactcTATAGTGAACAATGTTAAGaccgtcatcattttttttctccccggcggggaatcgaaccccggtctcccgcgtgacaggcggggatactaaccactatactaccgagaaTACTAAGTGTCGAGATTGAAATGACAATTAAATTGAGATATATTAAATTGATATCTAAGTGTCTTTTCACAAACTTTTGGATTAGAAACCTTACTAATTCCATCATTCCGACCGGTGGTCGTGCCAGCTATTTACTAACTACATCTATTTGActttgaaataaagaaaaaactcgTTTAAATCTCAGATTTCCAAGCAAATATGTAATGGAACAAAGGAGGATAGGGGTTAACAGATTTTATTTTCATCGAGAAACtaacaaataaaattatgaatGGGTTCTTTCACTCCGACAATTTCCGTCGAAAGCATTGAATtatattttcacttttgtttACAATCCCTATACACTGGAAACTTAAAATTTAGAAAAGCTGACTGAAGTGGAATTGTTATAAATGCTATATCACTTAATAAACAGCTGACATTTCGAAATTTCGGTGCCTTCTCTAAAATCTCACCTGTCAATGATAGACTCATTCACATTTTCACAAGTTGTCTAATACATATAactatagagataaatatatatttatgtttttatatttgtgtgtatatatgtacatgtatttatacgtgttttatttttttttctgtcaagcaCTTTAATCCTTCCTAGGCGGGCTATCAAATCCAAGTTTCCGcatgacaggaaaaaaaaaaaaaaaaaaaaactacataagaTTCGATTaaagaaaaacacgcacacatatacatatatatatatatatatatatatatatatatatatatatatatatatatatatatatatatgtatatatatacatacatatatatatatgtatgtatatatatatatatatatatatatatatatatatatatatatatatatgtatgcatgtttatgtgaaCATGTATTTAATGACAGATTACTAAAGAACCGCTTTGTATCCAATTGCTACATGCAAACACGGGCacacaagcatatgtgtgtgagcacaTACATGAgggaatatacatttacatacaaacatacacttctgtgcgtgtgtttgtatgtatgttatatgtgcgtacatttacatacataaacatagatatataaaaagattataTTACCAGTCCTTAAAAAGGGAAATGTAAACGTTGCGTCTCATCGCGACCTACATGTCTTCTCTTGGGGTATATAAAGGTGCAATGCTCGCGAGCCAGCATCACTTCTTGCAGTCTGCACTACAagtatatcaataatatcaacatgAAAACAGTAAGCCTGTTTCTTAGCATTTTGGTTACATGTCTTTCGTCATGAAGTGTTAataagtagtagtataataatgggAAAATCAATATTCACTCTCATTTATGAACGTTCCAGCTGCTCTTGCCCTTGCTGGTGGCTGTGGCCGTGGCTGAGAGATTGCCTCTCTCCTACGACGCCCCTGCACCCCACACATCCCCGCCCGTTCAGCAAATCCCCATCATCCGCGACGAGCGAGTCCATCCTGCCGCTGACGGCACTTACAACTTTGACGTTGAGACTGGGGATGGCATCGTCAGGCACGAATCTGGCGGTCCAGGTGGCGCTCAACAGGGAACCGTCAGGTTAGTTCATTCACTCTTCACATTTCTATACTTAAACAGAAAAGTGCGTGTACCTGTTTCGGGTGCTCAGGGCATTTAAACGACAATGAAAGTGTCTAAAGTGCCtttattatcacatatatatgtatgtgtaatatatacttatgtatatcagtatatatatatatatatatatatatatatatatctgtgtatgtgagaatatatatttttatctatatacattatatatgtacaaactatGGTTTCCTTCCAGCTTCACCTTCCCAGATGGCCAAGTTTTCGATCT
This genomic interval carries:
- the LOC125025544 gene encoding uncharacterized protein LOC125025544; translated protein: MSIPVASVLAGGCIPIIRDERVHPAANGAYNFDASSGTNLAVQEALNREPFTVPDGQVLYLWFDVNGYQLQSPFLPVAHAFPHPILAHALEQIEQRQESSKGQVNPSRQ
- the LOC125025545 gene encoding endocuticle structural glycoprotein SgAbd-2-like, encoding MSSLGVYKGAMLASQHHFLQSALQLLLPLLVAVAVAERLPLSYDAPAPHTSPPVQQIPIIRDERVHPAADGTYNFDVETGDGIVRHESGGPGGAQQGTVSFTFPDGQVFDLQFVADVNGYQPQSPFLPVAPAFPHPIPAHALEQIERGRLELEARAREEQRQPSSQGQANPSRLYGQP